A genomic window from Flavobacterium phycosphaerae includes:
- a CDS encoding tetratricopeptide repeat protein, whose product MRRVSMLFFLLVIAGISKVSGQQSTIYTHSLSDFDQAVQLYKDKQYQSAQILFEKAKQDHKEQDVQADCAYYIANCAIHLNQNNADELMEKFVADYPTSSKQNQAYIEVAQYYFEQGKFPQALQYFDKVDESALTAEDTEKFTFQKGYAYFTAGNKKEADEYFKKVVNSKDYGSQAKYYLGFMAYEGDNYQEANKYFEQVSGEEKYDEKLSYFKADMNFKSGDFQKAIDAGLTAMPKSNAAEKSELNKIIGESYFNLQQYDKALPYLKEYKGKKGKWNNTDFYQLGYTYYKQKDYENAIAQFNKIIDGKDFVAQNGYYHLGECYFKTDKKQQALNAFKNASEMDFDKKIQEDANLNYAKLSYEIGNSYQSVPDVLSSFLAKYPNSPSKTEIETLLINSYITSKNYKDALALLEKNNTEANKPAYQKVTFYRGIELYTDGNYQEALSMFKKSIATPRNEKFTARAMFWKGETEYGLDNFNEALLSFKQFVGYASAKETPEYKNINYNIAYAYFKQKEYDQAGNYFQSFIEGGKDDRVRLNDAYLRLGDSRFVSTKYWPAMDAYNKAIEMKGIDADYAAFQKALSYGFVSRNDKKIDDFNKFLQNFKTSQYRDDALFELGNTYVTENKTDLAIKTYDQLLSEFKNGSFASKAILRQGLVYYNAQKDELAITKFKKVAAEYPNTPEALEAVSTARLIYMDNGKVDEYASWVRTLDFVEVSDADLDNDTYEAAEKQYLQNNTKQAISSLSGYVSKFPNGIHALKANFYLAQSYYADGLESSAVANYEYVISKSRNEFTEQSLARLAEIHLKKDDYSKALPVLKRLETEADFPQNITFAQANLMRAYYDQKDYPNAVVYADKVLANPKTDNIIKSDAQIIVARSAIKANDEVKARTAYAKLLNIAKGELAAEALYYDAYFKNKDGKYEDSNKTVQKLAKDYSGYKYFGAKGLIVMAKNYFQMKDNFSATSILDSVIKNFASYTDVVEEAQTELSFIKGEAAKTNSSIEK is encoded by the coding sequence ATGCGTAGAGTTTCAATGTTATTTTTTCTGTTGGTTATAGCAGGAATATCAAAGGTTTCGGGGCAGCAATCGACGATTTATACCCATAGTTTATCCGATTTTGATCAAGCAGTGCAATTGTATAAAGACAAGCAGTATCAATCCGCTCAAATCCTTTTCGAAAAAGCCAAACAGGACCACAAAGAACAAGACGTTCAGGCAGATTGTGCTTACTATATTGCCAATTGCGCCATTCATTTGAATCAGAATAATGCCGACGAATTGATGGAGAAATTCGTAGCCGATTACCCAACGAGTTCCAAACAGAATCAGGCTTACATTGAAGTGGCTCAATATTATTTTGAACAAGGGAAATTTCCTCAGGCTTTGCAGTATTTTGATAAAGTTGACGAAAGTGCTTTGACAGCAGAAGATACCGAAAAATTTACGTTTCAAAAAGGCTATGCTTATTTCACCGCCGGTAACAAAAAAGAGGCTGACGAGTATTTCAAAAAAGTAGTAAATTCTAAAGATTACGGCTCTCAAGCCAAATATTACTTAGGTTTTATGGCATATGAAGGCGATAATTATCAGGAAGCCAATAAATATTTTGAGCAAGTATCCGGTGAAGAAAAGTACGATGAGAAATTGTCTTATTTCAAAGCGGATATGAATTTTAAATCGGGTGATTTTCAAAAAGCCATCGATGCCGGTCTTACCGCTATGCCTAAATCCAATGCGGCTGAAAAATCAGAGTTGAATAAAATCATCGGTGAAAGCTACTTCAACTTGCAACAGTATGACAAAGCTTTGCCTTACCTAAAAGAATACAAAGGCAAAAAAGGCAAGTGGAACAATACCGATTTCTATCAATTGGGTTACACTTACTACAAACAAAAAGACTATGAAAACGCCATAGCGCAATTCAATAAAATCATTGACGGGAAAGACTTTGTAGCTCAAAATGGGTATTATCATTTGGGCGAATGTTATTTCAAAACCGATAAAAAACAACAGGCACTAAACGCTTTCAAGAATGCTTCTGAAATGGATTTTGACAAAAAGATTCAGGAAGATGCGAATCTGAATTATGCCAAACTGAGTTATGAAATTGGAAACTCTTACCAAAGTGTGCCGGATGTATTGTCTTCGTTTTTAGCCAAGTATCCTAACTCTCCGAGCAAAACCGAAATCGAGACCTTGTTGATTAACTCGTACATCACTTCTAAAAACTACAAAGATGCTTTGGCTTTATTAGAAAAAAATAATACCGAAGCTAATAAACCGGCGTATCAAAAAGTAACGTTCTATCGTGGTATCGAATTATATACAGATGGAAATTATCAGGAAGCTTTGAGTATGTTCAAAAAATCAATCGCTACCCCAAGAAACGAAAAATTCACCGCCAGAGCCATGTTCTGGAAAGGAGAAACCGAATACGGTTTGGATAATTTCAATGAAGCATTATTAAGTTTCAAACAATTTGTGGGCTATGCTTCCGCAAAAGAAACTCCGGAATACAAAAACATCAATTACAATATTGCTTATGCCTATTTCAAACAAAAGGAATACGACCAAGCCGGAAACTATTTCCAGAGTTTTATTGAGGGAGGAAAAGACGATAGAGTACGTTTGAATGATGCTTATTTGCGCTTAGGCGATTCCCGTTTTGTGTCTACAAAATACTGGCCGGCTATGGATGCTTACAATAAAGCTATTGAAATGAAAGGGATTGATGCCGATTATGCCGCATTCCAAAAAGCATTGAGCTATGGATTTGTTTCCCGAAATGATAAGAAAATTGATGACTTCAATAAGTTTTTACAAAATTTCAAAACCTCTCAATACCGCGATGACGCTTTGTTTGAATTAGGCAATACCTATGTAACTGAAAACAAAACCGACTTAGCCATAAAAACGTACGACCAATTGTTGAGCGAATTCAAAAACGGTTCGTTTGCTTCCAAAGCTATTTTACGACAAGGGCTGGTGTATTACAATGCACAGAAAGATGAATTGGCTATAACCAAATTCAAAAAAGTGGCTGCTGAATATCCTAATACTCCCGAAGCCTTGGAGGCGGTTTCAACGGCACGTCTGATTTATATGGATAACGGTAAAGTAGACGAATACGCGTCATGGGTAAGAACACTTGATTTTGTTGAAGTTTCTGATGCTGATTTGGATAACGATACCTATGAAGCGGCTGAGAAACAATATTTACAAAACAATACCAAACAAGCTATTTCAAGTTTGAGTGGGTATGTTTCAAAATTTCCGAACGGCATTCATGCTTTGAAAGCCAACTTCTACTTGGCACAATCTTATTATGCTGACGGTTTAGAAAGTAGTGCTGTGGCCAATTACGAATATGTAATCAGTAAATCAAGAAATGAATTTACCGAGCAATCGTTAGCGCGTTTGGCAGAAATTCATTTGAAAAAAGATGATTATTCCAAAGCATTGCCTGTACTGAAACGTTTAGAAACCGAAGCTGATTTTCCACAAAATATAACCTTTGCCCAAGCCAACTTGATGCGGGCGTATTATGACCAAAAAGACTATCCGAATGCTGTAGTGTATGCTGATAAAGTGTTGGCCAATCCAAAAACAGATAATATAATAAAGAGTGATGCTCAGATTATAGTAGCTCGTTCGGCTATCAAAGCCAATGATGAAGTGAAAGCCAGAACAGCCTATGCCAAATTGCTAAACATTGCCAAAGGGGAATTGGCTGCCGAAGCCTTGTATTATGATGCTTATTTTAAAAACAAAGACGGCAAATACGAAGACTCCAATAAAACAGTTCAGAAGTTGGCCAAAGATTATTCAGGCTACAAATATTTCGGAGCTAAAGGATTAATCGTAATGGCTAAAAATTACTTCCAAATGAAGGATAACTTCAGTGCCACTTCTATATTGGACAGTGTGATTAAAAATTTTGCATCCTATACCGATGTGGTAGAAGAAGCCCAAACCGAATTGAGTTTTATCAAAGGCGAAGCTGCCAAAACAAATTCATCAATAGAGAAATAG
- a CDS encoding cell division ATP-binding protein FtsE yields the protein MSATVLSLKNVTIYQENKVILSQVNLEVKEGEFLYIIGKTGTGKSSFMKTLYADLPLTVGEGTIVGYDLAHLKENDIPFLRRKLGIVFQDFLLLPDRSVNENMLFVLKATGWTDVASMQSKIMEVLERVGLKGIANKMPHQLSGGEQQRVAIARALLNDPEVILADEPTGNLDPQTSAEVLAVLKKINENGKTVIMATHDYAVIMKFPAKTLKCEDNTIFEVVQKTV from the coding sequence ATGTCAGCAACAGTTTTATCTTTAAAAAACGTTACGATTTATCAGGAAAACAAAGTGATTTTATCACAGGTTAACCTGGAAGTTAAAGAAGGTGAATTCCTTTATATCATTGGTAAAACCGGAACCGGAAAGAGTAGTTTTATGAAAACCTTATATGCTGATTTACCGCTAACGGTAGGCGAAGGCACTATCGTTGGGTATGATTTGGCACATTTAAAAGAAAACGACATTCCGTTTTTAAGAAGAAAGCTGGGCATTGTTTTTCAGGACTTCCTTTTGTTACCGGACAGAAGTGTAAATGAAAACATGTTGTTTGTGTTAAAAGCTACCGGGTGGACTGATGTGGCTTCAATGCAAAGTAAAATCATGGAGGTATTGGAAAGAGTGGGTTTAAAAGGTATTGCCAACAAAATGCCACACCAACTTTCGGGTGGAGAACAACAACGAGTAGCCATTGCCAGAGCTTTACTGAATGATCCTGAAGTAATTTTAGCTGATGAGCCTACCGGAAATCTTGATCCTCAAACCAGTGCTGAAGTATTGGCTGTGTTGAAAAAAATCAATGAAAACGGTAAAACGGTGATTATGGCGACGCACGATTATGCGGTGATTATGAAATTCCCGGCAAAAACCCTAAAATGTGAAGACAACACCATCTTTGAAGTGGTGCAGAAAACCGTTTAA
- a CDS encoding glycosyltransferase family 2 protein yields the protein MPFFTVVIPLFNKETFIVNAINSILNQTFQDFEIIVVEDGSTDKSLAKVTSIQSDAIQIIQHDKNKGLSAARNTGIQKAKADYITFLDADDVWKPHYLAKIHSLIVQFPEAQLFATNYEELHQNNIVLVSKNDKIPKTDSLIPDFFDCNLARPIYFPGSLCVAKTVFKAIGSFDESITFAEDVDFNIRANAQFQLAYSPEVMVTYTLFSENQITNSRFSSKTIPNFNAYEAMAKTNPSLKKYLDFNRYIMARSYKMEQHWENYKKLKNEIDTNSLNFKQRWLLKAPVTLLVWVKKIKLFFIGKGISITTYD from the coding sequence ATGCCGTTTTTTACTGTTGTCATACCGCTTTTTAATAAAGAGACATTTATTGTAAATGCCATCAACAGCATACTGAATCAAACTTTTCAGGATTTTGAAATTATAGTGGTCGAAGATGGTTCAACCGACAAGAGTTTGGCCAAAGTTACCTCGATTCAATCGGATGCAATTCAAATCATCCAACACGATAAAAACAAAGGGCTTTCTGCGGCCCGAAATACCGGAATCCAAAAGGCGAAAGCTGATTATATTACATTTCTAGATGCTGATGATGTTTGGAAACCCCATTATTTAGCAAAAATTCATTCTCTTATTGTCCAATTTCCGGAAGCGCAACTGTTTGCCACCAATTATGAAGAATTGCATCAGAACAATATTGTACTGGTAAGTAAAAACGATAAGATTCCAAAAACAGACAGCCTTATTCCTGATTTTTTTGATTGTAATTTGGCTCGTCCGATTTATTTTCCGGGAAGTTTGTGTGTGGCTAAAACGGTCTTTAAAGCCATTGGTTCTTTTGATGAATCGATAACATTTGCGGAAGATGTTGATTTCAACATACGGGCCAATGCACAATTCCAATTAGCTTATTCTCCGGAAGTTATGGTTACCTATACCCTATTTTCAGAAAATCAAATTACCAATAGCCGCTTTAGTTCTAAAACCATTCCCAATTTTAATGCTTATGAAGCGATGGCAAAGACAAATCCGAGTTTGAAAAAGTATTTGGATTTTAACCGTTACATCATGGCTCGGAGTTACAAAATGGAACAGCATTGGGAAAATTACAAGAAATTAAAAAACGAAATTGACACCAATAGTTTGAATTTCAAACAACGCTGGCTTTTAAAGGCACCTGTAACTTTATTGGTTTGGGTAAAGAAAATAAAGTTGTTCTTTATTGGAAAAGGAATTTCAATTACAACTTATGATTAG
- a CDS encoding ArnT family glycosyltransferase, which yields MISKLKYEYLLFLIALVWVLFFSSVIQLQAGFSSWGDDSTYLYAAKVLYFNGVLDDSRPMFISAVIGLPFLFGFSTAFVIQWGIIVNFICWLATVLLVFKIIAERWNRQKAFVFAIAFILCIGNLAVAFHLIAEALFVFLLVLIFYLMHKFIQTGSYSFLTLAIAFSFLILLVKPMPLGLVILLLLYHSKKAKKVFTNKYAVVILVSVSMLFFHMYSLKKKYGDFTISYIGSYTYYNYLGARADCLKDGIAYIPGENPRTKHFISLSSHEMKTLATWDLKNQLLNNKVNLLKAYATNLYLNSSKGNSIVYATENQDKTMCFSLFHVLFKAISKLQNIVFTMVGLALAFYCLVKRKQQDVFRLMLSGFIIYVFLISGISSNEGDRFHLAFYPALLILMADFYKNRILKTVS from the coding sequence ATGATTTCAAAATTAAAATACGAATATTTATTGTTTTTAATCGCGTTGGTTTGGGTGCTCTTTTTTTCCAGCGTCATCCAATTGCAAGCCGGATTTTCATCTTGGGGTGACGATAGTACTTATTTGTATGCGGCTAAGGTGCTTTATTTTAATGGGGTATTGGACGATAGCCGCCCTATGTTTATTTCAGCCGTCATTGGACTCCCGTTTTTGTTTGGATTTTCAACAGCCTTCGTAATTCAATGGGGCATCATAGTCAATTTTATTTGCTGGTTGGCCACGGTTTTACTCGTTTTTAAAATTATTGCAGAACGTTGGAACAGACAAAAAGCTTTTGTTTTTGCCATAGCTTTTATTTTGTGCATTGGGAATTTAGCCGTTGCATTTCATTTGATAGCCGAAGCGCTGTTTGTATTTCTTTTGGTGCTGATATTTTATTTGATGCATAAGTTTATACAAACCGGTAGCTATTCTTTTCTGACATTGGCCATTGCTTTTTCCTTTTTGATATTATTAGTAAAACCCATGCCGCTGGGACTAGTGATTTTATTACTACTTTATCATAGTAAGAAAGCAAAAAAAGTATTCACTAATAAATATGCTGTTGTAATTTTGGTTAGTGTATCGATGCTGTTTTTTCATATGTATTCATTAAAAAAAAAGTATGGCGATTTTACCATTAGTTATATAGGTTCGTATACATATTACAATTATTTGGGAGCCAGAGCCGATTGCCTGAAAGATGGGATTGCCTATATTCCGGGAGAAAACCCCCGAACGAAACACTTCATCTCTTTATCCAGTCATGAAATGAAAACCTTAGCCACTTGGGATTTGAAAAACCAATTATTGAACAATAAAGTGAACTTGCTTAAAGCTTATGCTACAAATCTTTATTTAAATTCTTCCAAAGGAAACAGCATCGTTTACGCTACTGAAAATCAAGATAAGACGATGTGTTTTTCACTCTTTCATGTTTTATTTAAGGCTATTTCCAAACTTCAAAATATAGTATTTACAATGGTTGGGCTTGCTTTAGCCTTTTATTGTTTGGTGAAAAGAAAGCAACAAGATGTTTTCCGGTTAATGCTTTCCGGTTTTATTATATACGTTTTTTTGATTTCGGGGATTTCCAGTAACGAAGGAGATCGTTTTCATTTAGCATTTTATCCGGCGTTACTTATTTTGATGGCCGACTTTTATAAAAATCGTATTCTGAAAACAGTTTCCTAA
- a CDS encoding glycosyltransferase family protein → MLFLFTAMANKPLHIISFDNPYPPDYGGVIDVFYKLKSLHALGYAIHLHCFYDKRNAVSEELKAITETVHLYKKTEVRFSFFHPFRLPLNPGFIKV, encoded by the coding sequence ATGTTATTTTTGTTCACCGCTATGGCCAATAAACCCTTGCATATCATCAGTTTTGACAATCCCTATCCGCCTGATTATGGTGGAGTTATTGATGTTTTTTATAAGCTTAAAAGTTTACATGCGTTAGGATATGCCATTCATCTGCATTGTTTTTATGACAAAAGAAATGCCGTTTCCGAAGAACTGAAAGCGATAACTGAAACGGTTCATTTATACAAAAAAACAGAAGTCCGCTTTTCCTTTTTTCATCCATTCCGTTTGCCATTAAATCCCGGTTTCATAAAAGTTTGA
- a CDS encoding TonB-dependent receptor, with translation MKKTFQYTLATALLLTGIQKTMAQKKDDNIGTEVVNVVKPYTPTISDAFKVKETPTLEDEETSKKENIQYNIFSFPVASTFAPAKGKAANVDKSPEEKIFSNYLTLAAGNYGTVGVELFVTENVSNTDYFGGMLRHNSSQGGIKGIALDDKFSTTGLDLTYGSRTKTMTWNADLGYKHQIYNWYGIHPDILTDAMIDGIDEQQTYHTLYVGGRLGLSDILKESSLKFSRFWDAYGSAENRFVAKPSLEFDIVEQKIKADFVLDYISGSFDQTYFGGDSYKYGFTNVGFQPSVKIHKDDLTVNAGVGLFYSAAQEAGESKFFIYPQVTGSYRVVGDLMIFYAGLEGTLHQNSYNDFVQENFFVSPTLGVGPTDQKYDIYAGLKGKLASSVSYNLRGSYKNEENKPMFKSNGYDHFNSNIEGYAYTNSFGVVYDNIKTISFFGELKADFSKNVSFGVNGTFSSYTTDVEEEAWNLPSIKMASNLDVAITPKWSAGINVFFVGERKDIFRQYSVITPYPDEPITLKSYFDLNANIGYKYSERLTFFLKGNNLANQNYQRWLNYPVQGLQVMGGASYKFDF, from the coding sequence ATGAAAAAGACATTTCAATATACTTTAGCAACCGCTTTACTTTTGACAGGTATACAGAAGACCATGGCCCAAAAGAAAGACGATAATATAGGAACCGAAGTAGTAAACGTTGTGAAGCCTTATACACCGACTATATCAGACGCTTTTAAAGTAAAAGAAACTCCTACCTTGGAAGACGAAGAGACTTCTAAAAAAGAAAACATTCAATACAACATTTTCTCTTTTCCGGTGGCGTCTACTTTTGCACCGGCTAAAGGAAAAGCTGCCAATGTTGACAAATCGCCCGAAGAGAAAATATTCAGCAACTACCTTACGCTGGCTGCCGGGAATTACGGAACAGTAGGAGTAGAGCTTTTTGTTACCGAAAACGTAAGCAATACCGATTACTTCGGAGGAATGTTACGTCATAATTCATCACAAGGAGGAATCAAAGGCATTGCTTTAGACGATAAGTTTTCAACTACCGGATTGGATTTGACTTACGGTAGTCGAACCAAAACTATGACATGGAATGCCGATTTAGGATACAAACATCAGATTTATAATTGGTATGGCATTCATCCTGATATCTTGACTGATGCTATGATTGATGGGATTGACGAACAACAAACCTATCACACATTATATGTTGGCGGAAGACTGGGGCTAAGCGATATTTTAAAAGAAAGCTCGTTAAAGTTCAGCCGTTTTTGGGATGCTTACGGTTCGGCCGAAAATCGTTTTGTAGCCAAGCCTTCTTTGGAATTTGATATTGTTGAGCAGAAAATAAAAGCCGACTTTGTATTGGATTATATCAGTGGTTCGTTTGACCAAACTTATTTTGGAGGAGACTCCTATAAATATGGTTTTACCAATGTTGGTTTTCAGCCTAGTGTAAAAATTCACAAAGATGACTTGACGGTAAATGCCGGTGTCGGACTTTTCTACAGTGCAGCTCAGGAAGCCGGAGAAAGCAAGTTCTTTATTTATCCGCAAGTTACCGGTTCGTACCGAGTGGTGGGGGATTTAATGATTTTTTATGCCGGATTAGAAGGGACATTGCATCAGAATTCCTATAACGACTTTGTTCAGGAAAACTTTTTTGTATCGCCAACATTGGGTGTGGGACCCACTGATCAAAAGTACGATATCTATGCCGGACTAAAAGGAAAACTGGCCAGTAGTGTAAGTTACAACCTCCGCGGATCTTATAAAAATGAAGAAAACAAACCTATGTTTAAAAGCAATGGCTATGATCATTTTAACAGCAATATTGAAGGATATGCTTATACCAATTCATTTGGTGTGGTATATGACAACATTAAAACGATTAGCTTTTTCGGAGAACTAAAAGCTGATTTCTCTAAGAATGTATCATTTGGCGTAAACGGAACCTTCAGCAGTTATACTACTGATGTTGAGGAAGAAGCCTGGAACTTGCCAAGCATCAAAATGGCTTCTAATTTGGATGTAGCTATAACTCCAAAATGGTCTGCCGGTATCAATGTGTTTTTCGTAGGCGAAAGAAAAGATATCTTCAGACAATACTCAGTAATCACTCCATACCCGGATGAGCCAATTACTTTGAAAAGTTACTTCGATTTAAATGCCAACATAGGTTACAAATACAGCGAGCGCCTGACATTCTTCCTAAAAGGAAACAACTTGGCGAATCAAAACTACCAACGTTGGTTAAACTATCCTGTACAAGGATTACAAGTAATGGGTGGTGCCAGTTATAAATTTGATTTTTAA
- a CDS encoding glycosyltransferase family 2 protein — protein MNKLSIIIPVYNEGKTVHLILDKVKKVTLPQNIGKEIIIVNDCSTDDTALAIQNYISNNSEMSILYLEHSTNKGKGAALHTGIAKATGEYTIIQDADLEYDPNEYKILLQPVLDGYADAVYGSRFMGGNAHRVLFFWHTIGNRFLTFLSNMCTNLNLTDMETCYKLFNTQMLQSLKLKEKRFGFEPEVTAKIAKIPKIRIYEVGISYYGRTYEEGKKINWKDGFHAIYCILRYGLFR, from the coding sequence ATGAACAAGCTATCCATTATCATTCCGGTTTATAACGAAGGAAAAACGGTGCATTTGATTTTGGATAAAGTAAAAAAAGTAACACTGCCACAAAACATTGGCAAAGAAATCATTATTGTCAATGATTGTTCTACTGATGATACCGCTTTAGCTATACAAAACTATATCTCCAATAATAGTGAAATGTCGATTTTGTATTTAGAACACAGCACCAACAAAGGAAAAGGCGCCGCACTTCACACAGGTATTGCCAAGGCTACCGGAGAATATACCATCATACAAGATGCCGATTTAGAATATGATCCCAACGAATACAAAATACTGCTACAACCCGTCTTAGATGGTTATGCCGATGCGGTTTACGGCTCTCGATTTATGGGCGGTAATGCTCATCGCGTATTGTTTTTTTGGCATACAATCGGGAATCGGTTTTTGACTTTTTTGTCAAATATGTGTACCAATCTGAATCTTACGGATATGGAAACCTGCTACAAGTTGTTTAACACCCAAATGTTGCAATCGTTAAAGCTAAAAGAAAAGCGGTTTGGATTTGAACCCGAAGTGACTGCCAAAATTGCTAAAATCCCAAAAATACGAATCTATGAAGTTGGGATTTCTTATTATGGAAGAACCTATGAAGAAGGCAAAAAAATCAATTGGAAAGATGGATTTCATGCTATTTATTGCATCCTTCGTTACGGTCTTTTCAGATAA
- a CDS encoding DUF4287 domain-containing protein, with amino-acid sequence MKKAMKKEYWDVSDEQVIEKTGKKIDYWIQILTAFEAKTKKSNEVVSHLQNEYQVPRYWARTLTTLFLKSDGRAL; translated from the coding sequence ATGAAAAAAGCAATGAAAAAAGAATATTGGGACGTATCAGACGAACAAGTTATCGAAAAAACAGGCAAAAAAATTGACTATTGGATTCAAATCCTAACCGCCTTTGAAGCCAAAACTAAAAAATCAAATGAGGTAGTGTCCCATCTACAAAATGAGTATCAGGTACCGCGCTATTGGGCGAGAACACTAACCACTCTTTTCCTAAAATCTGATGGAAGAGCATTATAA
- a CDS encoding glycosyltransferase family protein produces MIQNITAVEAPILFEGLQSTMLLHQMDCRSKKFLRLHNLESNFYAGMYRSETHWVKKMMYYFEIGKYKKYEKQLSHFKHVFTLSVYENEMVKSWADNVSYVPVFHGNTKINNLSEKGEYALYHGDLRLPDNKKAVQFLIQLFQKIPDYTLLIASSNGKDFVEQQLKNVSNIAFVTIENEQHLELLLAKAHINVLLSFQQSGTKLKLVNSLFKSRFCLINKNMVDDESLVQLCELANTETEFLAKINELKNKPYLENDKRATVLSEILNDTKNAQKIGSFI; encoded by the coding sequence TTGATTCAAAATATTACTGCCGTTGAAGCGCCCATTTTATTCGAAGGTCTGCAATCGACTATGTTGTTGCATCAAATGGATTGTCGTAGTAAAAAGTTCTTGCGATTGCACAATTTGGAATCCAATTTTTACGCCGGTATGTACCGAAGTGAAACGCATTGGGTAAAGAAAATGATGTATTATTTTGAAATTGGGAAATACAAAAAGTATGAAAAGCAATTGAGTCATTTTAAACACGTTTTTACGCTTTCGGTTTATGAAAATGAAATGGTGAAATCGTGGGCTGATAATGTTTCGTATGTTCCCGTTTTTCATGGTAATACCAAAATAAATAATCTTTCAGAAAAAGGGGAGTATGCTTTGTATCATGGTGATTTGCGATTACCGGATAATAAAAAAGCCGTTCAGTTTTTAATTCAACTGTTTCAAAAAATACCCGATTATACCTTACTGATTGCTTCTTCTAACGGAAAAGATTTTGTAGAGCAACAATTAAAAAATGTTTCGAATATTGCTTTTGTGACTATTGAAAATGAACAGCATTTAGAGTTGTTATTAGCCAAAGCGCATATCAATGTGTTATTGTCTTTTCAGCAATCGGGGACAAAATTGAAACTGGTTAATTCGCTGTTCAAAAGTCGTTTTTGTTTAATCAATAAGAATATGGTTGATGATGAGAGTTTGGTACAGCTTTGTGAATTGGCCAATACGGAAACAGAATTTTTAGCCAAAATTAACGAGTTGAAAAACAAACCGTATCTGGAAAATGATAAGAGAGCAACCGTGCTTTCGGAAATTTTAAACGATACTAAAAACGCTCAAAAAATAGGGTCATTTATCTGA
- a CDS encoding glycosyltransferase: protein MIKQNKGYKVALIGDSFANGGAEKVHALLSVYFQESGFEVHNCIFADMVVYDYSGTLVNLGTIHPNSNAITRKVNRFFALKKFIKEGRFDAVIDFRMRTGFALELLLSKGIYPQNTFYTVHSGILDFYFPKSTFLARLIYKKSKIVAVSKAIQQAILDKNLAQKVNQIYNPVDLKTIDRLKNEYESEEDQFILAIGRMNDEVKQFDKLIVAYSQSVLPDKNIKLIMLGEGKNQAQYKALSQQLGLEDKVVFKGFVANPFTYYQKALFTVLSSKNEGFPNVIIESLAVGTPVLSFDCFSGPNEIIVDKQNGLLIENQNFDKLSEAMNLIVEDENLYQYCKQNAKASVAQFDIEIIGKQWTELLKNTVS from the coding sequence ATGATAAAACAAAATAAAGGATACAAAGTAGCACTCATCGGTGATAGCTTCGCTAATGGTGGTGCCGAAAAAGTACACGCTTTGTTATCCGTCTATTTTCAAGAGTCGGGCTTTGAAGTCCACAATTGTATTTTTGCCGACATGGTGGTTTATGACTATTCCGGCACTTTAGTAAACTTAGGAACGATTCATCCCAATTCTAATGCCATCACAAGAAAAGTAAATCGTTTTTTTGCCCTGAAAAAATTCATAAAGGAAGGGCGTTTTGATGCGGTCATTGATTTCAGAATGCGAACCGGTTTTGCTTTAGAACTACTACTTTCCAAAGGCATTTATCCACAAAACACTTTCTATACAGTTCATAGCGGTATTCTGGATTTTTATTTCCCAAAGTCGACTTTTTTAGCTCGGTTGATTTATAAAAAAAGCAAGATTGTTGCAGTTTCTAAAGCGATTCAGCAAGCTATTTTAGATAAAAATTTGGCACAAAAGGTAAATCAGATTTACAATCCGGTTGATTTGAAAACCATCGACCGTTTAAAAAATGAATATGAAAGCGAGGAAGACCAATTTATCTTGGCTATCGGACGAATGAATGATGAGGTAAAGCAGTTTGATAAATTGATTGTAGCCTATTCGCAATCGGTTTTGCCCGATAAAAATATCAAATTAATCATGCTGGGCGAAGGTAAAAATCAAGCTCAATATAAAGCCCTTTCTCAGCAATTAGGATTAGAAGATAAAGTGGTGTTTAAAGGGTTTGTGGCCAATCCTTTTACGTATTATCAAAAAGCACTATTCACGGTTTTATCCAGTAAAAATGAAGGGTTTCCTAATGTAATTATTGAATCGCTGGCCGTGGGCACTCCGGTGCTTTCGTTTGACTGTTTTAGTGGGCCAAATGAAATTATAGTAGATAAACAAAACGGACTTTTAATAGAGAATCAAAATTTTGATAAGCTTTCGGAAGCTATGAATTTAATAGTTGAAGACGAAAATTTATACCAATACTGCAAGCAAAATGCCAAGGCAAGTGTAGCACAATTTGACATTGAAATAATTGGGAAACAATGGACAGAATTACTGAAAAATACTGTAAGTTAG